A part of Myxococcales bacterium genomic DNA contains:
- a CDS encoding DUF814 domain-containing protein gives MSSEDIENKKSKEQLSLIEIQEQIFQKQIKKIYKEIHKKERLYRNLKQDYKKCIENIELLNDAETLKNNFFKLKKGLEHVVATDFFSDPPLDRLIKLDPKLSPQENINHLFNLVKRAKRGIQHIEPRIKKVEQEIENLKQELESFIQEGAENIDLQSITQPILRPKKKGAKRLAYRIFSSLDALPLWVGRSAKDNDEVLKFHARGNEWWLHAKEIPGSHVIIKDSSDSITLENLLDAATLAAHFSKSKDSNIEVSYTRVKWVKKLKGMSPGKVAISHAKVLLIKYDHKRLERLLESEIKPVY, from the coding sequence ATGTCTTCAGAAGATATTGAAAATAAAAAAAGTAAAGAACAACTATCATTGATAGAAATTCAAGAGCAAATATTTCAAAAACAAATTAAAAAAATTTATAAAGAAATACATAAAAAAGAAAGACTGTATAGGAATCTAAAACAAGATTATAAAAAATGCATAGAGAACATTGAATTATTAAATGATGCGGAAACATTAAAAAATAATTTTTTTAAGCTTAAAAAAGGGCTTGAGCACGTAGTGGCAACAGATTTTTTTAGCGATCCTCCACTAGATCGCCTGATAAAATTAGATCCTAAGCTAAGCCCGCAAGAAAATATCAATCATCTTTTTAATTTGGTTAAGAGGGCCAAAAGAGGAATTCAGCATATTGAGCCACGCATAAAAAAAGTTGAGCAGGAAATTGAAAATTTAAAGCAAGAGCTTGAATCATTTATTCAAGAAGGAGCTGAAAATATAGATTTGCAAAGCATTACTCAGCCGATTTTGCGGCCAAAGAAAAAGGGAGCAAAGCGGCTTGCCTATCGTATATTTAGCTCGCTTGATGCTTTGCCTTTGTGGGTGGGAAGGTCGGCCAAAGATAATGACGAAGTGTTAAAGTTTCATGCCAGAGGTAATGAATGGTGGCTCCATGCTAAAGAAATTCCTGGCTCACACGTTATTATCAAAGATTCAAGCGATTCCATAACCTTGGAAAACTTGCTCGATGCAGCTACCCTAGCGGCGCATTTTTCGAAATCAAAAGATAGTAATATTGAGGTGAGTTATACCAGGGTAAAATGGGTTAAAAAACTCAAAGGTATGAGTCCCGGAAAAGTTGCAATCTCTCATGCTAAGGTTCTGCTTATCAAATATGATCATAAGCGGCTTGAAAGGCTTTTAGAAAGTGAGATTAAACCCGTTTATTAA
- a CDS encoding lysophospholipase: protein MHLGMSKDMNLSVAPCYSKTGYFKSLDGTALFYRHHLADKPKASILIVHGFGEHSGRYSHLIDRLLVDNFEVFSFDLRGHGNSQGSRGDVVKFSNYVEDAQAALEFAQSLQNHQGKLFILAHSMGALVTLKLMTKISPNIGGLVLSSPLFALSLAVPWYKKHLGTVATCLFPKLPLKSTIRGCHLSSDQSFSAAYDNDPLILKSVSIRAFRQILLALTQTSKLASNIHTPFLMQIAGKDLVVDSNAALTWFKNVKDNAPDRSLKIYPHFLHEIFNEKNRDEPINDAIEWFNKRV, encoded by the coding sequence ATGCACTTAGGTATGAGCAAAGATATGAATTTATCGGTGGCACCATGTTACTCAAAGACGGGCTATTTCAAATCTTTAGATGGCACCGCTTTGTTTTATCGGCACCATTTAGCTGACAAGCCTAAGGCCTCCATTCTTATCGTCCATGGTTTTGGAGAACACAGCGGCCGCTACTCTCATCTTATTGATCGCTTGTTAGTTGATAACTTTGAAGTATTTAGTTTTGATTTAAGAGGACATGGAAATTCACAGGGAAGCCGCGGCGATGTCGTTAAGTTCAGCAACTATGTAGAGGATGCCCAAGCAGCACTAGAGTTTGCTCAATCCTTACAAAACCATCAGGGGAAATTATTTATCCTCGCTCACAGTATGGGGGCCCTTGTTACACTCAAACTCATGACAAAGATTTCTCCAAACATTGGTGGACTTGTGCTAAGCAGCCCACTCTTTGCACTAAGCCTTGCTGTACCTTGGTACAAAAAACATTTGGGAACAGTAGCCACCTGCCTTTTTCCTAAACTCCCCCTCAAGTCTACCATCCGAGGATGCCACCTCTCTTCTGATCAATCATTTTCTGCCGCCTACGATAATGATCCACTCATACTAAAAAGCGTTTCTATCAGAGCATTTAGACAAATCTTGCTTGCCTTGACTCAGACTTCAAAACTCGCATCAAATATTCACACTCCCTTTCTCATGCAAATTGCTGGTAAGGATTTAGTGGTAGACAGCAACGCTGCTCTTACTTGGTTCAAAAATGTCAAAGACAATGCACCCGATCGCTCATTGAAAATATATCCTCATTTTCTGCATGAAATTTTTAACGAAAAAAACAGAGACGAACCTATCAACGATGCTATTGAATGGTTTAATAAACGGGTTTAA
- a CDS encoding DUF721 domain-containing protein yields MSDQFTAPSLSIQRHEDYLTANLLDFFRTIDNENKWMQAEKIALNHVQRVASRTLDCFEKKFSFLAHRLKNNITPTSLRAFAHECIVFAQQREVLSRTPSSQKTQTKNIEKKIQKKLSLALDSGCSQGSAVNRVAHSLLLEKVEQRRLIARSKLIEQHPLGTTLNLLAGNQKIAKEDIRNHLFNLAKKSNNKGGTQLFNILKKAQSFSVINLHSLLGDELFFLCRPLGFLDQKSEIVIVEVPSSAHMHALTYRKLEILRALRKDPCFMKIKTIRFKISGAMF; encoded by the coding sequence TTGTCAGATCAATTCACTGCGCCATCACTGAGTATTCAACGTCACGAAGATTATCTGACTGCTAATTTGTTGGATTTTTTTCGCACGATCGACAATGAAAATAAATGGATGCAGGCGGAAAAAATTGCTCTTAATCATGTGCAAAGAGTGGCCAGTAGAACTCTTGATTGTTTTGAAAAAAAGTTTTCTTTTTTGGCGCATCGTTTGAAAAATAATATTACACCAACTTCCTTGAGAGCTTTTGCTCATGAGTGCATTGTTTTTGCTCAGCAAAGAGAAGTGCTTAGTCGGACTCCGTCTTCCCAAAAAACTCAGACAAAAAATATTGAAAAAAAGATACAAAAAAAATTAAGTCTGGCACTTGATTCAGGTTGCTCTCAAGGTTCGGCTGTCAACAGGGTAGCTCACAGCCTCTTATTAGAAAAAGTTGAGCAGCGCCGCTTAATTGCTCGTTCAAAATTGATCGAGCAGCATCCTTTGGGTACAACACTCAATCTTTTGGCTGGCAATCAAAAAATTGCTAAAGAAGATATACGCAATCATTTATTTAATTTGGCCAAGAAATCGAATAACAAGGGTGGCACGCAGCTTTTTAATATCCTCAAAAAAGCTCAATCTTTTTCGGTAATAAATCTTCATAGCCTACTCGGCGATGAATTGTTTTTTTTGTGCAGGCCTTTGGGATTTCTTGATCAAAAAAGCGAAATTGTTATTGTTGAGGTTCCCAGCAGTGCTCATATGCATGCTCTGACCTATCGCAAACTAGAAATATTAAGAGCTCTTCGCAAAGATCCTTGTTTCATGAAAATAAAAACAATTCGATTTAAAATCAGTGGCGCGATGTTTTAG
- a CDS encoding amidohydrolase, with translation MVTCAYSGQAKKVFINAQIYDGENFLSEDSFIVENERFTKIAKRKEIEKNISKNDEIIDLNNARVLPGFIESHAHLLGIGRSILELDIRNMNPKQVAQALAKQARKQKPGTWIRGRGWDHNLWPEKQFPHAHMLKGVADKNPVYLRRVDGHAGWMNDYAMKVIGLDKNTLSPDGGLIIKDKNGLPTGVLVDNALSIVNKFAEIFSDEEIAQFFDKAVRHVLSFGITSFHDAGIDKKSLSVLLKKAQQNQLELRIYTMLDGEDEKFVEEYLKKGPQKINDYLSIRAIKYFADGALGSRGALLLKDYSDQADYQGLALISEKELHDKTLAALKKGFQVATHAIGDQANRVVLNAYEKALAQHPSFDARLRIEHAQLIDPMDHHRFKKLGVIASMQPSHCTSDMEWVADRLGFDRLAQRAYPWRSLIEKGAPLAFGSDAPVESVNPIEGLFAAVTRSKQPHSISFYPDQQLTLKEALNGYHSGAAFAEFSEHQKGKIARGFLADFVVYKEDILHPSKNEFLDVRPFITVVGGNIVYKKRS, from the coding sequence ATGGTAACATGTGCATATTCGGGGCAAGCCAAAAAAGTTTTTATTAATGCTCAAATTTATGATGGGGAAAATTTTTTATCTGAAGATTCCTTCATAGTTGAAAATGAACGTTTTACAAAAATAGCAAAGCGCAAAGAAATTGAAAAAAACATAAGTAAAAACGATGAAATTATAGATCTCAACAATGCTCGAGTTTTGCCTGGTTTTATTGAATCTCACGCTCATTTGCTCGGCATTGGGAGAAGCATTTTAGAACTTGATATTCGCAATATGAACCCCAAGCAGGTAGCACAAGCATTAGCCAAACAAGCGCGCAAGCAAAAACCTGGAACCTGGATAAGGGGGCGCGGGTGGGACCATAATCTTTGGCCCGAAAAACAATTTCCTCATGCTCATATGCTCAAGGGGGTAGCTGACAAGAATCCTGTTTATTTGCGCCGAGTTGATGGTCACGCAGGGTGGATGAATGACTATGCCATGAAAGTAATTGGGCTCGATAAAAACACATTATCACCTGATGGAGGGCTAATCATAAAAGATAAAAACGGCCTTCCAACCGGAGTATTGGTTGATAATGCATTATCTATAGTAAATAAATTTGCAGAGATTTTTAGTGATGAGGAGATAGCTCAATTTTTTGATAAGGCTGTTAGACATGTTTTATCTTTTGGAATTACTTCTTTTCACGATGCCGGTATAGATAAAAAATCCTTAAGCGTTTTATTAAAGAAAGCGCAACAAAATCAGCTTGAGCTCAGGATTTACACCATGCTTGATGGTGAAGATGAGAAGTTTGTAGAAGAATATTTAAAAAAGGGTCCACAAAAAATTAATGACTATCTTTCGATTAGGGCTATCAAGTATTTTGCTGATGGTGCTCTTGGTTCCAGAGGAGCATTGTTGCTCAAAGATTATTCTGATCAAGCGGATTATCAAGGACTAGCGCTTATCAGTGAAAAAGAATTGCACGATAAAACCTTAGCAGCGCTCAAAAAAGGCTTTCAGGTAGCGACGCATGCAATTGGAGATCAAGCAAATCGTGTGGTGTTAAATGCATATGAAAAGGCATTGGCCCAGCATCCATCTTTTGATGCCCGTCTTCGCATTGAGCATGCTCAATTAATAGATCCAATGGATCATCACCGCTTTAAAAAACTTGGCGTTATCGCTTCTATGCAACCAAGCCATTGCACTTCTGATATGGAATGGGTTGCGGATCGTTTGGGATTTGATCGTTTGGCTCAGAGAGCTTACCCATGGCGCTCTTTAATCGAAAAAGGAGCGCCCTTGGCTTTTGGTTCAGATGCTCCTGTTGAATCAGTGAATCCTATCGAAGGCTTATTTGCTGCTGTTACAAGAAGTAAACAACCTCATTCAATTTCATTTTACCCTGACCAACAGCTGACACTGAAAGAAGCATTAAATGGATATCATAGTGGCGCTGCTTTTGCTGAATTTAGTGAACATCAAAAAGGGAAGATAGCGCGAGGTTTTTTAGCAGATTTTGTTGTCTACAAGGAAGACATTCTACACCCAAGTAAAAATGAATTTCTTGATGTTCGCCCGTTTATAACAGTAGTTGGGGGAAATATCGTCTATAAAAAAAGATCCTAA
- a CDS encoding acetamidase/formamidase family protein: MIQTLINIDLNKKGDEQPVPLHNRWHPDVPAVVEVKPNDHFRIECIDWTGGQIKNDDCADDVRDVELRKVHYLSGPIRVEGAKPGDVLVVDILDIGTFDHSPWGFTGIFAKENGGGFLTEHYPAAGKAIWDIRGIYASSRHVPGVQFAGIIHPGLIACAPSQDLLNKWNKRERDLIATDPNRVPALACPPDSFGAVAGKATNDQAQKIKAEGARTVPGREHGGNCDIKNLGKGSRLFLPVYVDGANLSVGDLHFSQGDGEITFCGAIEIAGWIHLGVDIIPDGVRKYGMLNPIFQTGIMGPSYQDYLVFEGISVDEKGRQHYLDPHVAYRMAALNAIEYLKKFGFTGEQAYMILSTAPIEGRISGIVDIPNACTTLAIPTSIFDFDIRPNNQVIKKIDRGQIALCREKK; the protein is encoded by the coding sequence ATGATACAAACTTTGATCAATATCGATTTAAATAAAAAAGGCGATGAACAGCCTGTTCCATTACATAATCGTTGGCATCCTGATGTACCAGCAGTGGTTGAGGTCAAGCCAAACGACCACTTTAGAATTGAGTGTATAGATTGGACTGGAGGTCAGATTAAAAATGATGATTGTGCCGATGACGTGCGCGATGTGGAGCTAAGAAAAGTTCATTACTTGAGTGGCCCTATCCGAGTTGAGGGGGCAAAACCAGGAGATGTTTTAGTGGTTGATATTCTTGATATCGGCACTTTTGATCACTCTCCGTGGGGGTTTACTGGGATTTTTGCGAAAGAGAATGGCGGTGGTTTTTTGACTGAGCATTATCCCGCTGCAGGGAAAGCTATATGGGATATTCGAGGGATCTATGCAAGCTCTCGCCATGTACCCGGAGTGCAGTTTGCAGGAATTATTCATCCGGGTTTAATCGCATGCGCCCCATCACAAGATTTGTTGAATAAATGGAACAAGAGAGAGCGGGATTTAATTGCTACGGATCCGAATCGAGTTCCTGCTTTGGCATGTCCACCAGATTCATTTGGGGCTGTGGCTGGTAAAGCCACCAATGATCAAGCTCAAAAGATTAAAGCAGAAGGTGCAAGAACTGTTCCTGGGCGTGAGCATGGCGGAAATTGCGATATTAAAAATTTAGGAAAAGGATCACGTTTATTTTTACCGGTTTATGTTGATGGTGCCAATTTATCAGTTGGCGATTTACATTTTTCGCAGGGAGATGGTGAAATTACTTTTTGTGGTGCCATTGAAATTGCTGGATGGATTCATTTGGGTGTGGATATAATTCCCGATGGAGTCAGAAAGTATGGCATGCTCAATCCTATTTTTCAAACTGGAATTATGGGCCCAAGTTATCAAGACTATTTAGTGTTTGAGGGAATTTCAGTTGATGAGAAAGGTCGTCAACACTATCTCGATCCTCATGTGGCCTATCGGATGGCTGCCCTCAACGCTATAGAATATTTGAAAAAGTTTGGTTTTACGGGGGAGCAAGCTTACATGATATTGAGCACCGCTCCCATCGAAGGACGCATAAGCGGAATTGTTGATATTCCTAATGCTTGCACCACTCTCGCCATACCGACCTCTATTTTTGACTTTGATATCAGGCCTAATAACCAAGTAATTAAAAAAATTGATAGAGGCCAAATCGCATTATGTCGGGAAAAAAAATAA
- a CDS encoding thermonuclease family protein, translating into MRKTSLYLLLVPTIFSSFLLCASHQVQIKTIVKINNETSQVYFNDGDTFKVLDGKYKNERVRIIGFNTLESYGPIHQWENSAPEELYDVAVQATQMARNGSWSCKLEKNSDIYGRLLAQCDDLAKSLIESGLAHAYSAKKKSANKEYLAWQKKAQENRLGMWKKGIPKFIITSLHSVDENIKNQKTSTLQITRRENYNRLISTEDGHTEKMFHSEKYSSCQKICLEENSCMIYVHYRQRYGKNRPDCLLAEQK; encoded by the coding sequence ATGCGCAAAACTTCCCTGTATCTTTTGCTGGTACCAACGATATTTTCATCTTTTTTGCTTTGTGCCTCGCATCAAGTTCAGATAAAAACGATTGTAAAAATCAATAATGAAACCTCTCAGGTTTATTTTAACGATGGCGATACCTTCAAAGTTCTCGATGGCAAATATAAAAATGAACGAGTGCGTATTATTGGTTTTAATACTTTGGAAAGCTATGGACCCATCCATCAGTGGGAAAACAGTGCTCCTGAAGAACTGTATGATGTAGCGGTTCAAGCGACGCAAATGGCAAGGAACGGTAGCTGGAGTTGTAAACTCGAGAAAAACTCAGATATCTATGGACGGCTTCTTGCTCAATGCGATGATTTGGCCAAAAGCCTTATTGAAAGTGGTCTCGCCCATGCTTATTCCGCAAAGAAAAAATCTGCTAATAAAGAATATTTAGCCTGGCAAAAAAAAGCCCAAGAAAATCGATTGGGTATGTGGAAAAAGGGCATACCAAAATTTATTATCACTTCGCTTCATTCAGTAGATGAAAATATAAAAAACCAAAAAACATCAACTTTGCAAATCACGAGGCGCGAGAATTATAATCGACTTATCTCTACAGAGGATGGGCATACTGAGAAAATGTTTCACAGCGAGAAATACTCTTCTTGTCAGAAGATTTGCCTAGAAGAAAATTCTTGCATGATCTATGTTCACTACAGACAACGATATGGTAAAAATCGTCCTGATTGCCTTTTGGCAGAGCAAAAGTAA
- a CDS encoding ComF family protein gives MVKTVFKSLLKTLFAARCSLCNHDSNHKKLCPACRSLCSPYPQHAFSALENHYGALFYYEFSISELIKGIKFYRNIDHSYALIERIHEALIGSHLLQTLKKFQANAIVYIPTHPLRRALRGTDLPSLYAEILGKKLNVPVKKLLRKKNFSSSLKKISKKSQRKNAVMGSMELIQSKIFYQRIIIVDDILTTGSTFEESKKTLKPVFGECRCVAIARTP, from the coding sequence ATGGTAAAAACAGTTTTTAAAAGTTTACTGAAAACGTTATTTGCTGCTCGATGCAGCCTTTGTAATCATGATAGCAATCATAAAAAATTGTGCCCAGCCTGCAGATCGCTTTGTTCCCCTTATCCTCAACATGCATTTAGCGCTCTGGAGAACCACTATGGAGCTTTGTTTTATTATGAATTTTCTATCAGCGAGTTAATAAAAGGTATCAAATTTTATCGAAATATCGATCATAGCTATGCACTTATCGAAAGAATACATGAGGCTCTGATAGGCTCCCATCTTCTTCAAACTTTAAAAAAATTCCAAGCTAATGCCATAGTCTACATCCCGACCCATCCTCTAAGGCGAGCTCTAAGGGGCACGGATCTCCCATCTCTTTATGCCGAGATTTTGGGCAAAAAATTAAATGTGCCAGTAAAAAAACTACTTAGGAAAAAAAATTTCTCCTCTTCCTTAAAAAAAATATCCAAAAAATCTCAAAGAAAAAACGCTGTGATGGGATCAATGGAATTAATTCAATCAAAAATTTTTTATCAGCGAATTATTATAGTTGACGACATTCTAACAACTGGTTCCACCTTTGAAGAATCAAAAAAAACACTTAAGCCTGTTTTTGGTGAATGCCGGTGCGTGGCAATTGCCCGCACTCCTTAG
- a CDS encoding DUF4399 domain-containing protein: MRWKFFLSLCLFSLFYLSCQNSCSQKSSKDDGPLVYFIAPKDGDTLSSPIEIIFGVKGMSVRPAMEDVNDKTSGHHHILIDSPKGFIEKGMPVPVDKNHIHYGKGQTSATIDLPVGTHTLSMQFADGAHLSYGKEMAATITVTVVEKENDKN; the protein is encoded by the coding sequence ATGCGCTGGAAATTTTTCTTATCTCTGTGCTTGTTCTCTCTTTTTTATTTATCATGCCAAAACTCGTGTTCGCAAAAATCATCCAAAGATGATGGGCCTTTGGTTTATTTTATAGCCCCTAAAGATGGAGATACCTTAAGCTCCCCTATCGAAATTATATTTGGAGTGAAGGGCATGAGTGTAAGACCCGCAATGGAAGATGTGAATGACAAGACTTCTGGGCATCATCATATTTTGATCGATAGCCCAAAGGGTTTTATTGAAAAAGGTATGCCGGTTCCTGTCGACAAAAATCATATTCATTACGGCAAAGGACAAACCAGCGCCACTATCGATCTTCCCGTTGGAACTCACACGCTGAGTATGCAATTTGCTGATGGAGCTCATCTGTCCTATGGTAAAGAGATGGCTGCCACCATTACTGTTACAGTAGTCGAAAAGGAAAATGATAAAAATTAA
- a CDS encoding radical SAM protein — MSARRLNVLSEQFFPAYVVWELTLKCDQKCVHCGSRASKPRKNELNSHDALKIVQQLSEQGTREVVLIGGEAYLHQDFLSIVQALVDSGINVGMTSGGKGIDEDCAMSMKNAGLSFVSISIDGLKKTHDTIRANKGSFDSALQALKHLKENNIRISVNTNINRINMIELEEMYELFFALKISSWQVQITAPLGRAADRPHMLLQPYDLLNIVPRIAKMKERAFKDGFLIMPGNNLGYFGPEESLLRSMRPEDSDHWLSCQAGKFIMGIESDGGLKGCPSLQSEHYLAGNLRKNSLRDLWENSVTIKKHRIRGVKDLWGFCARCDFKEICLGGCTFTSHSVFDRPGNNPYCHYRALKFKSEGKRERLIKIKNAPNKAFDNGKWELIEEPFDSKEPELINDNLIKICKKLR; from the coding sequence ATGTCTGCCAGAAGGCTCAACGTCTTAAGCGAACAATTTTTCCCGGCCTACGTAGTTTGGGAGCTAACATTAAAATGTGACCAAAAATGTGTTCATTGCGGATCACGAGCGAGTAAGCCGCGCAAAAATGAGTTGAACAGTCATGATGCTTTAAAAATAGTTCAGCAATTATCCGAACAAGGTACAAGAGAAGTTGTGCTGATAGGAGGGGAAGCTTATCTTCATCAAGATTTTTTATCGATTGTACAAGCCTTGGTGGATAGCGGAATTAATGTCGGTATGACCTCTGGTGGAAAAGGAATCGATGAAGATTGTGCGATGTCGATGAAGAATGCAGGTTTATCCTTTGTATCTATTAGTATCGATGGCCTAAAAAAAACTCACGATACAATTCGTGCAAATAAAGGCAGCTTTGATTCAGCTCTTCAAGCTCTTAAGCACCTCAAAGAAAATAATATTAGAATCTCTGTCAATACCAATATCAATCGAATCAATATGATTGAGCTCGAAGAAATGTATGAATTATTTTTTGCTCTTAAAATTTCTTCATGGCAGGTTCAGATCACAGCTCCTTTGGGTAGAGCTGCTGATAGGCCCCATATGCTGCTTCAGCCCTATGATCTGCTCAATATTGTTCCCAGAATAGCAAAAATGAAAGAGCGTGCTTTTAAAGACGGTTTTTTGATTATGCCCGGAAATAATCTAGGCTATTTTGGCCCTGAGGAATCTTTGCTGAGATCCATGAGACCGGAAGATAGCGATCATTGGTTATCCTGTCAGGCTGGTAAATTTATTATGGGTATAGAATCAGACGGAGGATTGAAGGGATGTCCTTCTTTGCAAAGTGAACATTATTTAGCGGGCAATTTGAGAAAAAATTCTTTGAGAGATCTGTGGGAAAATTCAGTAACCATCAAGAAGCATAGAATCAGAGGGGTAAAAGACCTGTGGGGATTTTGTGCGCGATGTGATTTCAAAGAAATTTGTCTTGGAGGGTGTACCTTTACATCTCACAGTGTTTTCGATCGCCCTGGAAATAATCCTTACTGCCACTATCGCGCTTTGAAATTCAAAAGTGAGGGCAAACGGGAAAGACTGATTAAAATAAAAAATGCACCAAACAAAGCATTTGATAACGGAAAGTGGGAATTAATTGAAGAGCCCTTTGATAGCAAAGAGCCAGAGCTCATCAATGATAATCTCATCAAGATATGCAAAAAGCTTCGATAA
- a CDS encoding cobyric acid synthase: protein MSINIAVLGTASDVGKSLCATALCRIFHDMGLNVAPFKAQNMSNNSFVSLDQGELARAQAVQAHAACIEPSVHMNPILLKPLNNTTSQIIVHGKVLENKSARDYFVDTKFFKEKAFSSLDYLNSHFDMVILEGAGSCAEINLRACDFTNFEAAHHANAHVILVADIDRGGVFAQVCGTLDLLGKKDLSRVKGIIINRFRGDIELFKDGVDFIEKKTNLPVLGVIPFFSDIHIDSEDGLPLDAVVDPQKALEKKLINIAVLLLPHISNFTDFFPLNISQLSCLHFLRKPRNLSGYDLLLIPGSKNVRSDLNWLHHSGWSAEILRFRKKGGSIGGICGGYQMLGEKIHDPNAIESSAGETLGLSLLPIETTLDKNKQLHRIEGECLNTRQIIQGYEIHHGITKKTKKCHSFIKIISQNSIVINREDGAMSDDNKVWGCYVHGLFDLPHFRFSFLQSLTNKKINWSEITSQPNQSSERDNYHKLAHHFRSHLDMRKLKNIAGISS, encoded by the coding sequence GTGAGCATTAATATTGCAGTGCTTGGTACTGCTTCTGATGTAGGAAAAAGCCTCTGCGCTACGGCACTTTGTCGCATCTTCCACGATATGGGATTAAATGTCGCTCCCTTTAAAGCCCAAAATATGTCTAACAATTCATTTGTTTCCTTAGATCAGGGGGAGCTTGCTCGAGCACAAGCTGTGCAAGCTCATGCTGCATGTATTGAACCCAGCGTTCATATGAATCCAATTTTGCTTAAGCCACTGAATAACACTACATCTCAAATTATTGTTCATGGAAAAGTATTAGAAAATAAATCGGCGCGCGATTATTTTGTTGATACAAAATTTTTTAAAGAAAAAGCATTTTCTAGTCTTGATTATTTAAATTCTCATTTCGATATGGTGATTCTTGAAGGAGCAGGCTCATGCGCTGAAATAAATTTGCGTGCTTGTGATTTCACAAATTTTGAAGCTGCTCATCACGCTAATGCTCATGTTATTTTGGTTGCTGACATTGATCGAGGTGGAGTATTTGCTCAAGTTTGCGGCACCTTAGATTTGCTGGGAAAAAAAGATCTCTCTCGTGTAAAAGGCATTATCATAAATCGATTTCGTGGAGATATTGAACTTTTTAAAGATGGTGTTGATTTTATCGAAAAAAAAACCAACTTGCCTGTGTTAGGGGTCATTCCATTTTTTTCTGACATTCATATTGACTCCGAAGATGGTCTCCCGCTCGATGCAGTTGTCGATCCACAAAAAGCGCTCGAAAAAAAATTGATCAACATCGCTGTATTATTACTCCCGCATATTTCCAATTTCACCGATTTTTTTCCTCTCAACATTTCACAACTTTCCTGCCTGCACTTTCTCAGAAAACCTCGCAATCTTTCGGGTTATGATCTGCTCCTTATTCCCGGCAGCAAAAATGTTCGTTCAGACCTTAACTGGCTCCACCACTCAGGATGGAGCGCTGAAATACTGAGATTTAGAAAAAAAGGTGGTAGTATTGGGGGTATTTGTGGTGGTTATCAGATGCTGGGAGAAAAAATTCACGATCCCAATGCTATTGAGTCAAGTGCTGGCGAGACATTAGGATTATCACTCCTGCCAATTGAAACGACTCTAGATAAAAATAAACAATTACATCGCATTGAGGGAGAATGTCTTAACACAAGACAAATCATCCAAGGTTATGAAATTCACCACGGAATTACTAAAAAAACAAAAAAGTGCCACTCTTTTATAAAGATAATTTCTCAAAATAGCATCGTCATTAATCGAGAAGATGGGGCTATGAGCGATGACAACAAAGTCTGGGGTTGTTATGTGCACGGCTTATTTGATTTACCGCATTTTAGATTTTCATTTTTACAATCGCTTACCAATAAAAAAATCAACTGGTCTGAAATTACATCTCAACCAAACCAGAGCAGTGAGCGCGATAACTATCACAAGCTTGCTCATCATTTCCGCTCACATTTAGACATGAGAAAATTAAAAAATATTGCCGGGATAAGCTCATAA